One segment of Megachile rotundata isolate GNS110a chromosome 4, iyMegRotu1, whole genome shotgun sequence DNA contains the following:
- the LOC100877513 gene encoding cytochrome c oxidase subunit 6A2, mitochondrial: protein MQANLPKIGQFGHAFRRGIVRPASEAHTPGEAGEKMWRNITLFVGLPSLILSSINCYLQKNDHPPRPEIIDYPYMKILNRPFPWGDGKHSLFHNPKTNYIPGIGYEE from the exons ATGCAAGCGAATTTACCGAAAATTGGCCAATTTGGCCATGCCTTTAGACGGGGAATTGTACGCCCTGCTAGCGAAGCTCACACACCCGGTGAAG CCGGTGAAAAGATGTGGAGGAACATCACACTTTTCGTGGGACTTCCTTCGCTAATACTTTCATCAATTAATTGTTACTTACAAAAGAATGATCACCCGCCACGACCAGAAATTATTGATTATCCATATATGAAGATTCTGAACAGG CCTTTTCCATGGGGAGATGGTAAACATTCATTGTTCCACAATCCAAAAACGAATTATATACCTGGAATTGGTTATGAAGAATAA